Proteins from one Nicotiana tabacum cultivar K326 chromosome 23, ASM71507v2, whole genome shotgun sequence genomic window:
- the LOC107773713 gene encoding V-type proton ATPase subunit c''1: MSAASTMAVIGASSSWSRAMLQISPYTFAALGIAIAIGVSVLGAAWGIYITGSSLIGAAIKAPRITSKNLISVIFCEAVAIYGVIVAIILQTKLESVPASKIYAPESLRAGYAIFASGIIVGFANLVCGLCVGIIGSSCALSDAQNSNLFVKILVIEIFGSALGLFGVIVGIIMSAQATWPSKA; this comes from the exons ATGTCAGCAGCGTCGACAATGGCCGTGATTGGAGCATCAAGCTCCTGGTCAAGAGCAATGTTACAGATCTCACCTTACACTTTTGCCGCTCTCGGCATTGCTATTGCCATTGGCGTCTCTGTTCTTGGTGCCGCTTG GGGAATTTACATAACTGGAAGTAGTTTGATTGGTGCTGCAATCAAAGCTCCTCGCATCACCTCCAAGAATCTCATTAG TGTGATTTTCTGTGAAGCCGTTGCTATATATGGTGTTATAGTGGCAATTATTCTGCAAACAAAATTAGAGAGTGTCCCAGCATCAAAGATATATGCGCCGGAGTCCCTTCGAGCAGGATATGCAATATTTGCCTCTGGAATTATTGTGGGCTTTGCCAACCTTGTTTGCGG GCTCTGCGTAGGGATTATTGGTAGCAGCTGCGCACTGTCAGATGCACAAAATTCTAACCTTTTCGTCAAGATTCTTGTCATTGAGATTTTTGGTAGTGCATTGGGATTGTTTGGAGTTATTGTGGGAATAATCATGTCAGCTCAAGCAACATGGCCTTCAAAAGCATAG